Proteins from a genomic interval of Plasmodium reichenowi strain SY57 chromosome 13, whole genome shotgun sequence:
- a CDS encoding vacuolar protein sorting-associated protein 52, putative, translating to MEGYEEVSDLIQKFKKDTYVLNCYKRIYELNKCKSYRSITIKDIQNKIYYKKEKNIKKKKKEDEKEDQNEDQNEDQNEDVNEDQNEDQKEDQNEDVNEDVNEDQNEDVNEDVNEDQNEDQNEDEKEDVNEDQNEDQNEDQNDDQDHDRDQNDKKEYYYNIELNARTLGRETSKDKIHTLHENNNDVMKNILKSIDNKLYKYTNEVLEYFDGQDKETLNTNYKINNCIEAHLYIDNILITNQHDIKYICKDINNIEKLTQSINNKLTNRKIILELLNTYIKIIIITPQLITNIIYGDINQEFIKNIHILTNKIENCKHCLYDIYPSIKYSYIELEKLKKKSVDRIYFFFLEKINNIKNKNTHIYIIQQNLLTFFELNTFLFNNNRHVYNYLLNEYIHVMNKKYFHLFKNYITNMEKKIKNNKNCTFINNSIVGFTNNYHSQIERNVNNNVNVNRNRNINSININNVDMNNVDMNNVDMNSININNININNININNININNNNNNNIIYNNSSSNNHLDIISSNINNVTFQNAKKTMMNFLGFNPKNENTCSNTYEEPDENIFSLNGRHKVLYDMCYFNRTKEEKKNDININDNGNNNNNNNNNNDNIIINNYNYIKNYNRINDEQTFEDKINKEYPVSLISDLDNLIYPFEEIYKSINKLFLDTGSLEYYFILNFYKDYESPDFLFLEIYSKTISLCFDFIYYYTIQTYDVISLYCVYIMNLYYAYIMYKRNIITLYVYIQRIQTFLWDKIYYIVQENLDSLSKKRLDEKKYVSLNLNAKININQLEQYQNKTCHMNNWTFDKCDNSINVHSNNYKNEDKNIQSQGNNVDNKNKNIDNQSNNVDNQNKNIENQSNNVDNQNKNIDNQSNNIDNQSNNIDNQSNNVDNHYNYCMNENIELTNNLGIYKTQANKNTHLVKIKKNDINNKHMNTHLNNQEERKDSLHFSSIIKTQEVHSVTKKITDFYSSVVILSNLCFNIDTYYKEKIDKQKGKVGHQEEKLKENKNQHLMNMKEEVDKIEMDRKNYNDQKGCNLLDGEGDKNKLSNGQFKEDIIMENSFDKNVNFVKDNEGIEKKKHNNCNDDKIGNNNNNNNNNNNNNNNICAHSNENSYLNKIYDENISMGDKLKNDKEVNNTSISDKNNYFLKYKKINDLISKFEGAIIDTLISIDNELICPKEKLLFLINNYYYIIYILKQNKLQEKICTFEKLLKKEIATYIEYELNIYIKDIISFVNKHENIINTLKEDTYNKNIKNNKNYDDQNYYLSHIDIISMENIAIQFTKNWKLLFKNIRNNIITSFINIDNAFNILKLLNTQILLYFTRFYRLTKKIFSNIQPPLYIQNLPSVDVIMIQIKKYTKNVGT from the coding sequence ATGGAAGGATATGAAGAAGTATCTGATTTGATTCAGAAATTTAAGAAGGATACTTATGTTTTAAATTGTTACAAAAGGATATACGAACTCAATAAATGTAAAAGTTATAGGTCTATCACGATTAAagatatacaaaataaaatatattacaagaaagaaaaaaatataaaaaaaaaaaaaaaggaagatGAAAAGGAAGATCAAAATGAAGATCAAAATGAAGATCAAAATGAAGATGTAAATGAAGATCAAAATGAAGATCAAAAGGAAGATCAAAATGAAGATGTAAATGAAGATGTAAATGAAGATCAAAATGAAGATGTAAATGAAGATGTAAATGAAGATCAAAATGAAGATCAAAATGAAGATGAAAAGGAAGATGTAAATGAAGATCAAAATGAAGATCAAAATGAAGATCAAAATGACGATCAAGATCACGATCGAGatcaaaatgataaaaaggaatattattataatattgaaTTGAATGCTAGAACATTAGGAAGAGAAACTTCAAAAGATAAGATACATACATTACATGAAAACAATAATGAtgtaatgaaaaatattttaaaaagtataGATAACAAactatataaatatacgAATGAAGTTTTAGAATATTTTGATGGACAGGATAAAGAAACCTTAAATACAAActacaaaataaataattgtatagaggcacatttatatattgataatatattaattacAAATCAAcatgatataaaatatatatgtaaagatattaataatattgaaaagTTAACACAAAGtataaataacaaattaACAAATCGTAAAATAATCTTAGAACttttaaatacatatattaaaataattattattacacCACAACtaattacaaatataatatatggaGATATAAATCaagaatttattaaaaatatccATATcttaacaaataaaattgaaaatTGTAAACATTgtttatatgatatttatCCAAGTATTAAATACTCATATATAGaattagaaaaattaaaaaaaaaatcagTAGATCgaatttatttctttttccttgaaaaaataaataatataaaaaataaaaatacccatatttatattatacaacAAAATCTACTAACATTTTTTGAATTAAAtacttttctttttaataacaaCAGACATGTGTATAATTATCTTTTGAATGAATATATCCATgttatgaataaaaaatatttccatttatttaaaaattatataacgaatatggaaaaaaaaataaaaaataataaaaattgtacttttataaataattcaatTGTTGGATTTACAAATAATTACCACTCACAAATTGAAAgaaatgttaataataatgtaaacGTGAATAGAAATAGAAACATTAATAGTATCAACATTAATAATGTAGACATGAACAATGTAGACATGAATAATGTCGACATGAATAGTATCAacattaataatatcaacattaataatatcaacattaataatatcaacattaataataataataataataatattatttataataatagttcTAGTAACAACCATTTGGATATCATATCGtcaaatataaacaatGTAACTTTTCAAAATGCAAAAAAAACCATGATGAATTTTTTAGGATTCAACCCTAAAAATGAGAATACATGTAGTAACACATATGAAGAACCggatgaaaatattttctcCTTAAATGGTCGACATAAGGTGTTGTATGATATGTGTTACTTTAACAGAACaaaggaagaaaaaaaaaatgacattaatataaatgataatggtaataataataataataataataataataatgacaacattattattaataattataattatattaagaATTATAATAGGATAAACGATGAACAAACTTTTGAAgacaaaataaataaagaatatcCAGTGTCCCTAATTTCAGATTTAGACAATTTAATTTATCCTTTTGAAGAAATATACAaatcaataaataaattatttttagaTACTGGTTCTTtagaatattattttatattgaatttttataaagatTATGAATCACCtgattttttatttttagaaatatattCCAAGACCATATCTCTGTGTTTTGATTTtatctattattatactATACAAACTTATGATgttatatctttatattgtgtatatattatgaaccTGTATTATGcttatattatgtataaaagAAACATCATAACACTTTATGTGTATATTCAAAGAATTCAAACCTTTTTATGggataaaatatattacattgTTCAAGAAAATTTGGATTCCCTAAGTAAGAAAAGGTTAGATGAGAAGAAATACGTTTCCTTAAATTTGAATGCtaagataaatataaatcaaCTTGAACaatatcaaaataaaacatgTCACATGAATAATTGGACATTTGATAAGTGTGACAATTCTATAAATGTTCatagtaataattataaaaatgaagataaaaaCATCCAAAGTCAAGGTAACAACGtggataataaaaataaaaacatcGACAATCAAAGTAACAACGTGgataatcaaaataaaaacatcGAAAATCAAAGTAACAACGTGgataatcaaaataaaaacatcGACAATCAAAGTAACAACATCGACAATCAAAGTAACAACATCGACAATCAAAGTAACAACGTGGataatcattataattattgtatgaatgaaaatattgaaCTCACAAATAATTTgggaatatataaaacacaagcaaataaaaatacacaTCTTGTGaagattaaaaaaaatgatataaataataaacatatgaACACGCATCTGAATAATCAAGAAGAAAGAAAAGATTCACTTCATTTTTCAagtattataaaaacaCAAGAAGTACATAGTgttacaaaaaaaattacagatttttattcttctgtagttatattatctaatttgtgttttaatatagacacttattataaagaaaaaatagatAAGCAAAAAGGAAAAGTTGGACATCAAGAGGAAAAGCTcaaggaaaataaaaatcaaCATCTCATGAATATGAAAGAAGAAGTTGATAAAATAGAGATGgatagaaaaaattataatgatcAGAAAGGATGTAATTTATTAGATGGCGAAGgggataaaaataaattatcaaATGGACAATTTAAagaagatataataatggAAAACTCatttgataaaaatgtaaattttgtaaaagataatgagggtatagaaaaaaagaaacataataattgtaatgatgataagattggtaataataataataataataataataataataataataataataatatttgtgCACATTCAAATGAGAATAGTTatttaaacaaaatatatgatgaGAATATATCTATGGGAgacaaattaaaaaatgataaagaaGTAAATAATACAAGTATATCggataaaaataattattttttaaaatataagaaaattaaTGATTTGATATCAAAATTTGAAGGAGCTATTATAGATACATTAATAAGTATAGATAATGAATTGATATGTccaaaagaaaaattattatttttaattaataattattattatattatttatatattaaaacaaaataaattacaagagaaaatatgtacatttgaaaaattattaaaaaaagaaatagcaacttatatagaatatgaattaaatatatatataaaagatattatttcatttgtAAACAAacatgaaaatataattaatacattaaaagaagatacatataataaaaacataaagAACAATAAGAATTATGATgatcaaaattattatttatcaCATATTGATATTATTTCTATGGAAAATATAGCTATTcaatttacaaaaaattgGAAACTCTTATTTAAAAAcataagaaataatattattacctcatttataaatatagacaatgcattcaatatattaaaattattaaatactCAAATCTTGTTATACTTTACACGTTTCTACCGATTaaccaaaaaaatattttctaatATACAACCacctttatatatacaaaacCTTCCATCCGTTGATGTTATCATGATACaaattaagaaatataCAAAGAATGTCGGTACTTAA
- a CDS encoding hypothetical protein (conserved Plasmodium protein, unknown function) — protein MKIKSNESKIQIKKEEKDENKINGIKRTSNVNNKIKQHVMKKEGNDISKKKKKKKKKKKKKMKNKIKNEEKNNNTNNIKKRKQKNICDTTNNICTRKSVSTNNQSIENNNEYQFNDDDDIVVDFELIDPEEIYKENIHILLKGSELFYNITCFDKLINIICEQQNIGKLISVSNEKDNIISFMTIININQYDEIKNLKEFLINKINKMNNNNNDNNNNVQEFKNILLNNNKHVGLVITNRIINCPIKLIPLLYENVYEDILWSQQIEDIDPEEKKFYFFDYLLFYTKAYKQNVNDDLIFSNYEEQYFFHKSIHYVMWNNNNIKKFFEIQKDEKKELACKEYLILFLVPMGAVRDVITTISSITK, from the coding sequence atgaaaattaaATCAAATGAAAGTAAGATCCAAATAaagaaagaagaaaaagatgaaaacaaaataaatggAATAAAGAGAACAAGcaatgtaaataataaaataaaacaacaTGTTATGAAGAAGGAAGGAAATGATATCAGcaagaagaaaaaaaaaaaaaaaaagaaaaagaaaaaaaagatgaaaaataagataaagaatgaagaaaaaaacaataatacaaacaacatcaagaaaagaaaacaaaaaaatatatgtgacactacaaataatatatgcaCAAGAAAGAGTGTAAGCACGAATAATCAATctatagaaaataataatgaatatcaatttaatgatgatgatgatatagTTGTAGATTTTGAACTTATTGATCCGGAGGAAATATACAAAGAGAATATACATATCTTATTAAAAGGTAGCGAAttgttttataatattacatgTTTTGATAagttaataaatattatatgtgaACAACAAAATATTGGGAAACTCATAAGTGTATCAAATGAAAaggataatattatatcttttatgacaataattaatattaatcaatatgatgaaataaaaaacttGAAAGAATTTCttataaacaaaattaacaaaatgaacaataataataatgataataataataatgtacaagaatttaaaaacattttgttaaataataataagcATGTAGGTTTAGTTATTACTAATAGAATTATTAATTGCCCCATTAAATTAATACCTTTGTTATATGAAAATGTTTATGAAGATATACTATGGTCACAACAAATTGAAGATATTGATCcggaagaaaaaaaattttatttttttgattaCTTACTTTTTTATACGAAAGCATACAAACAAAATGTAAATGATGATTTGATTTTTTCTAATTATGAAGAGCagtatttttttcataaaagTATTCATTATGTTATGTGGaacaataacaatataaagaaattttttgaaatacAAAAAGACGAAAAAAAGGAACTCGCGTGCAAAGAGTATTTGATTCTTTTCCTCGTTCCTATGGGTGCCGTCAGGGATGTAATAACGACAATAAGTTCAATAACcaaatga
- a CDS encoding hypothetical protein (conserved Plasmodium protein, unknown function), whose protein sequence is NFMVRIKANNGEVNDFIKYLFTETFCNKDFADNIKLDAQKTNEKQESEKKNRYIITKKYVDNYMIPYLIRNNESGEEKRNENINSYDEDNNNNNNYYYNNSYNYDIFKYISCDIHIKGKHIVSSEYRNNIEDNTYKNRIQFELYGSEIYFKDMINEKYKIKYNKYNKKYIEYNIKDKSVLLIYGDWYMCDTFIKNEKSNISIKKLYDYIEENVENINEIFNCLKGSFILFYIHYDITNINVYFFNDQFGMKSFIYFYEEKSIILTNIYGPFLHYNYNYMELNKNEFIFNDMSVKDEMNLITTYDTFVQHDNIENNFLIHKKKTCDYNIINNKFNNIVSKERHDDKCSKKTINEEIAINIMPHYIYKLILLNNKEKNINNNNHREEDNIFNIHNHIMLNKINKQYCIYDNSYYQWKHPHVDKFNILNVQDILHYFEKTNIFKNFKKQQKIQFLHTINKIIQEKNKQSNTHKENINVCQNNYLYNTNKNNIHYTILNNVFINLFIILLNHIIRQKIERFFHLTCSGKKEEKMEKGKDEKKNNDGEKKNNDGEKKNNDGEKKNIHDEKKNMDGNDQGGKSHIQVEEDKNDNMNFPYYAYKEKCIGIFFSGGIDSTLLTILTIKNFFHFYPDGYIELVNVVFNINAIDRYTCFLSYEKIIRMFPNYDIRLILVDVYPDDLIKYEKIIYSIISPNNKIMDFNISSALFFANLGRGFLCPRTFFESQEWRNIKEENIMNVLNVSHICTSNKHTSDNNLWEENSLEKKICVKGKRKKETTSSSNINILYKCRICKYVMNKKCVHKCCSVCCKKLRYICINENVYNIDKEINSNGCDNDDDNDDDNNDDNNDDDNNDDNNNNEKDFIGMYEIQYNKENKNKKNIYLIVKKERILINFELFRQCSIHKDKLYDYKKIGYLFSEFKKELKKDKMNKKQEYKENKYQEEIIKNKKHPLCDEEYKENKYHGEIIKNKEHPLCDEEYKENKYQEEIIKNKKHPLCDEEYKENKYQEEIIKNKKHPLCDEEYKENKYQEEIIKNKKHPLCDEEYKENKYQEEIIKNKKHPLCDEEYKENKYQEEIIKNKKHPLCDEEYIQRDFIHQFAFEKSEINEKHNLEKIKNLFSSKGKNKKEGKKNNKNKMFIDNDNIYDDSNEDGDERQKKEKTKSTYNDTHLNYFNKNTYYRNHNYDNEKEKSFYICNHKLLIIGSGADELFGGYYRQNNFNKKLGKINKNYKMYEMIKDIRRIWIRNLYRDDRVITFSSLKKKNIFYPYLDMLMINFLFSLPFCIIETPIGYINTNEDNINICHKNEKLNYDDEEILHIQEEKEESYNILNTNYMNDHTLIYEEQFNYLNTHILNQCNYIYERIQTEKINKWILRMSMYFLNFKDVMFFKKKAIQFGSKSKNVKRYMKESLGIYPKDS, encoded by the coding sequence ATAATTTTATGGTAAGAATTAAAGCAAATAATGGAGAGGTAAAcgattttataaaatatttatttacagAAACTTTTTGTAATAAAGACTTTGCTGATAACATAAAATTAGATGCTCAGAAAACAAATGAGAAACAAGAGAGCGAAAAAAAGAATAGGTACATAATAACCAAAAAGTATGTggataattatatgattcCATATTTAATTAGAAATAATGAATCAGGAGAAGagaaaagaaatgaaaatattaattcatatgatgaggataataataataataataattattattacaataatagttataattatgatatatttaaatatatttcatgtgatatacatataaagGGCAAACATATTGTAAGTAGTGAATATAGGAATAACATAGAAgataatacatataagAATAGAATACAATTTGAATTATATGGATcagaaatatattttaaggATATGATAAACgagaaatataaaattaaatataacaaatataataagaaatatatagaatataatataaaagataaaagTGTTTTACTTATATATGGTGATTGGTATATGTGTGATACCTTTATCAAAAATGAAAAGTCCAATAtttcaataaaaaaattatatgattatattgAAGAGAATgtagaaaatattaatgagATATTTAATTGTTTGAAAGGtagttttattttattttacatacattatgatataacaaatataaatgtgtatttttttaatgatCAGTTTGGAATGaaatcttttatatatttttatgaagaGAAATCAATAATCcttacaaatatatatggtccttttcttcattataattataattatatggaacttaataaaaatgaatttatatttaatgataTGTCTGTAAAAGATGAAATGAATCTCATAACAACTTATGATACATTTGTACAACATgataatatagaaaataattttttaatacataaaaaaaaaacttgTGATTATAACatcattaataataaatttaataatattgttagTAAAGAAAGACATGATGATAAATGTTCAAAGAAAACcataaatgaagaaattgctataaatattatgccacattatatatacaaattaatacttttaaataacaaagaaaaaaacataaataataataaccaTAGGGAGgaagataatatttttaatattcataatcATATCATGCTAAACAAAATTAACAAACAATATTGTATCTATgataattcatattatcaATGGAAACATCCTCATGTAGACAAATTCAATATTTTAAACGTTCAAGATATACTAcattattttgaaaaaacaaatatttttaaaaattttaagaaacaacaaaaaatacAATTTTTACACACcataaacaaaataatacaagaaaaaaacaaacaaagTAATACacataaagaaaatataaacgtttgtcaaaataattatttatataataccaataaaaataatattcattataCAATACTAaataatgtttttattaacttattcatcatattattaaatcaTATTATACGTCAAAAAATCGAACGTTTTTTTCACCTGACTTGTTCAGGCaaaaaggaagaaaaaatggaaaaaggaaaagatgaaaaaaaaaacaatgatggtgaaaaaaaaaacaatgatggtgaaaaaaaaaacaatgatggtgaaaaaaaaaacattcatgatgaaaaaaaaaacatgGATGGTAATGATCAGGGTGGTAAATCACATATCCAAGTTGAagaagataaaaatgataatatgaattttccttattatgcatataaagaaaaatgtataggtatatttttttctgGAGGTATTGATTCAACCCTTTTAACCATATTAActataaaaaatttctttcatttttatccAGATGGCTACATTGAACTTGTTAATGTagtatttaatattaatgcCATAGATAGATATACTTGTTTTTTGtcttatgaaaaaataattagGATGTTTCCTAATTACGATATCAGATTAATTCTTGTTGATGTATATCCAGATGATTTAATAAAGTATgagaaaattatatattctattatatctcctaataataaaattatggattttaatatttcttcaGCCTTATTCTTTGCCAACCTTGGGAGGGGTTTTTTATGTCCCCGCACGTTTTTTGAATCACAAGAATGgagaaatataaaagaagaaaacaTTATGAATGTGTTAAATGTAAGTCATATATGTACGAGTAACAAACATACtagtgataataatttatgGGAAGAAAATTCTTTGGAGAAGAAAATTTGTgtaaaaggaaaaagaaagaaagaaacTACATCATCttcaaatataaatatattatacaaatgtaggatatgtaaatatgtgatgaataaaaaatgtgtTCATAAATGTTGTTCAGTTTGTTGTAAGAAACTTCGctatatatgtattaatgAGAACGTGTATAATATTGATAAGGAAATAAATTCAAATGGATgtgataatgatgatgataatgatgatgataataatgatgataataatgatgatgataataatgatgataataataataatgagaAGGATTTCATTGGAATGTATGAAAttcaatataataaagaaaataaaaataaaaagaatatatatttaattgtaaaaaaagaaagaataCTCATCAACTTTGAATTATTTAGACAATGCAGTATACATAAAGATAAATTATAcgattataaaaaaataggATATCTCTTTTCAGAATTTAAgaaagaattaaaaaaagacaaaatgaacaaaaaacaagaatataaagaaaacaaataccaagaagaaattataaaaaataagaaacATCCCTTGTGTGATGAAGAgtataaagaaaataaataccatggagaaattataaaaaataaggaaCATCCCTTGTGTGATGaagaatataaagaaaataaataccaagaagaaattataaaaaataagaaacATCCCTTGTGTGATGAAGAGtataaagaaaacaaataccaagaagaaattataaaaaataagaaacATCCCTTGTGTGATGAAGAgtataaagaaaataaataccaagaagaaattataaaaaataagaaacATCCCTTATGTGATGAAGAgtataaagaaaataaataccaagaagaaattataaaaaataagaaacATCCCTTGTGTGATGaagaatataaagaaaataaataccaagaagaaattataaaaaataagaaacATCCCTTGTGTGATGAAGAATATATTCAAAGAGATTTTATTCATCAATTTGCTTTTGAAAAAAGTGAGATAAACGAAAAACACAATcttgaaaaaataaaaaacttATTTTCGTcgaaaggaaaaaataaaaaagaaggtaaaaaaaacaataaaaataaaatgtttatagataatgataatatatatgatgattCTAATGAAGACGGTGATGaaagacaaaaaaaagaaaaaacaaaatcTACTTATAATGATACTcatttgaattattttaataaaaatacatattatcgaaatcataattatgataatgaaaaagaaaaatcattttatatatgtaatcATAAGTTGTTAATAATAGGTAGTGGAGCAGATGAATTATTTGGGGGATATTATAGACAAAACAactttaataaaaaattaggaaagataaataaaaattataaaatgtatgAGATGATTAAAGATATTAGAAGAATATGGATAAGAAATTTGTATCGTGATGATCGTGTTATTACTTTTTCaagtttaaaaaaaaaaaatattttttatccTTATCTAGATATGCTTAtgattaattttttattttctttacCTTTTTGTATTATTGAAACACCCATAGGATATATTAACACAAATGAAGATAACATAAACATATGTCacaaaaatgaaaaattaaattatgatgatgaagaaattCTTCATATCCAAGAAGAAAAGGAAGAATCATATAATATCCTCAATACAAACTATATGAATGATCATactttaatatatgaagaaCAATTCAATTATCttaatacacatatattaaatcaatgtaattatatatatgaacgTATACAAActgaaaaaattaataagTGGATTCTTAGGATGTctatgtattttttaaattttaaagatgttatgttttttaaaaaaaaagctaTACAATTCGGTTCAAAAtcaaaaaatgtaaaaagaTATATGAAGGAATCTTTAGGTATCTATCCTAAAGACTCTGA
- a CDS encoding putative membrane protein (conserved Plasmodium membrane protein, unknown function), whose product MVKSKCENNENCRKIINKKIIEKKYDKKKTNENMNYGGTKHVLNKKIINNINKKDNEVYNKINDDMIDEEYIPKNIEEDEQKNKKKTCLKNNDNINYDIFNNISKNLNNHLSQGVGNECVKNLITQVSYSHLFTILKNILTYLPFSINDYLIGTLELKEVIDSKYNTCFQLYEKKELMKYIYDNEATNLVNNKVYNLFRKYKIIKNKKESFNHRQIFHFKDQKQQPILEELLIEKAKIFIYKINSFIEGREQNLSYIYEICYGLSYKTETFLLSVFIFDCYIHRINQLTNKNHYKKVKLLVIICSILLALIKTQVFNGTSIMYLNDILYFINKMKNDKLSYTCIEISNKQMEILKLLPPNYNNYSTYTELTYVYFINLKNCAKKYPAIKIYYIFLEHFGFLYFIYDVIYAYSMYITAVGSYMLIPPSRIVCTIILYFTNAFYNRMTNSLLFQEKFCEEIFHLPFANDLFMWAYLFMDNFIYFFENCVVPNKHYSSIYSIFYETGRMLNIRTVF is encoded by the coding sequence ATGGTAAAAAGCAAGTGTGAGAATAACGAGAACTGCaggaaaataattaataagaaaataattgAGAAGAAGTATGATAAGAAGAAAACAAACGAAAACATGAATTATGGAGGTACGAAGCATGTActaaataagaaaataataaataatataaataagaaagaTAATGAagtttataataaaataaatgatgatatgatagatgaagaatatattccaaaaaatatagaagaagatgaacagaagaataaaaaaaaaacatgtttaaaaaataatgataatataaattatgatatatttaataacaTCAGTAAAAATTTGAATAATCATTTAAGTCAAGGTGTTGGTAATGAATGtgtaaaaaatttaataacaCAAGTTAGTTACAGTCATTTATTTACAATAttaaaaaacattttaacTTATTTACCTTTTTCCATTAATGATTATTTAATAGGGACATTAGAATTAAAAGAAGTTATAGAtagtaaatataatacGTGTTTTcaattatatgaaaaaaaagaactaatgaaatatatttatgataatgAAGCAACAAACTtagtaaataataaagtatataatttatttagaaaatataaaatcatcaaaaataaaaaagaatcTTTTAATCATAGAcaaatttttcattttaaaGACCAAAAACAACAACCAATTCTAGAGGAATTATTAATAGAAAAAGctaaaatatttatttataaaattaacTCTTTTATTGAAGGTAGAGAACAAAATCtgtcatatatatatgaaatatgtTATGGATTGTCCTATAAAACAGAAACGTTCTTATTATctgtttttatatttgattGTTATATACATCGAATTAATCAActtacaaataaaaatcattataaaaaagtgAAACTTTTAGTAATCATATGCTCTATCCTTTTAGCCTTAATAAAAACACAAGTTTTTAATGGTACCAgtattatgtatttaaatgatatactttattttataaacaaaatgaaaaatgatAAACTTAGTTACACTTGTATAGAAATCTCCAATAAACAAATGGAAATATTAAAGTTATTACCTccaaattataataattattcaaCATATACAGAATTAActtatgtatattttattaatctCAAAAATTGCGCAAAAAAATATCCTGctattaaaatatattatatattcttagAACATTTTGGATTcctatattttatttatgatGTTATTTATGCTTATTCTATGTACATAACAGCCGTAGGATCATATATGCTCATACCCCCAAGCAGAATTGTTTGTACTATCatcttatattttacaaacGCTTTTTACAATCGAATGACCAATAGTTTACTTTTTCAAGAAAAATTCTGTGAAGAAATTTTCCATCTACCTTTTGCAAATGATTTATTCATGTGGGCTTACCTTTTTATGGATAACTTTATCTACTTTTTTGAAAATTGTGTTGTACCCAATAAGCATTATTCTTCTATATATTCCATCTTCTATGAAACTGGAAGAATGTTAAATATTAGAACGGTATTCTAA